ATCCTTTTATGAAAATTACCAATTTAGAGTATATGCTTCTTACAGCAAACTTAAATTGATCTGATTGATGAATATTTTATCTTTTTTTGTACATTAAATTTCAACTGAATAAAATGCAGACAAGTACTCGTAATTAATTGGTTGGACCCATCGATCACTTATTTTGTGGTCTCTCATTATTTTGGCCAACTACTTACAGCTCACTAAGCTCAAGGACGGGCTCACCATGGGAGTAGCACTTAATCATGCTGTGCTGGACGGTACTTCCACGTGGCACTTCATGACCTCCTGGGCCCAGATTTGCAGTGGGGCCACCTCAATTTCGGTCCCACCTTTCCTTGACCGAACCAAGGCTCGTAACACCCGTGTCAAGCTCAACCTCTCTAAGCCATCCGACGCACCCGAGCATGCCAACTCAGCAACCAATGGTGATGACCCACCTCTCCGCGAAAGACTCTTCAAATTCTCCGAGTCAGCAATTGACCAAATCAAGTCGAAGGTCAACGCTAACCCGCCAGAGGGATCAGGATCATGTGCTACCACATTCTCCACATTCCAATCACTCTCTGCACACGTGTGGCTAGCCATCACACGTGCGCGAGAGCTCAAACCTGAGGACTACACCGTCTACACGGTCTTCGCTGACTGCAGGAAAAGAGTTGACCCTCCAGTGCCTGAAAGTTACTTCGGAAACCTAATTCAGGCTATTTTCACTGTGACCGCGGCTGGACTGTTGCTGGCACACCCCATTGAGTTTGCTGCTGGGATGATACAGCAAGCGATCGTGAAGCATGACGCGAATGCAATTAATGAGCGCAACAAGGAGTGGGAGAGTAACCCGAAGATATTTCAGTATAAAGATGCTGGAGTGAATTGTGTGGCTGTTGGAAGTTCGCCTAGGTTTAAGGTGTATGATGTGGATTTTGGATGGGGAAAGCCGGAGAGTGTGAGGAGTGGATCAAATAATAGGTTCGATGGGATGGTGTATTTGTATCCCCAGAAAAATGGAGGGAGAGGCATTGATGTGGAGATTAGTTTGGAAGCAAATGCTATGGATAGGTTGGAGAAGGATAAAGAGTTCCTCATGGAAGCTTAATTAAGCTGCTTGGATTAATTTGAAGTAGAACTTTATCTTCGCTTTAAGTGATTCTTTATGCATGTTTCTAGGGGGTTGCATTTTTCTTTGTATTGTTTTCTGCTTTTGTATGTTTCTTTTTCTGGTATGTTATGCAGAGACGCACCTGAGTATAAAGGTTTCTTAGTGCTTAATGTCTGATGATTTTGCTTTCTACGACAAGCATACAAATAGTTAGATTAACAGAAGTATCTACATAAAATAGTATATTTTTCTGCTTTTAGCTATTTGTATTTACAAAAAATGTTGAatattcactactaaaaaaattggATTTTCCGACCTAAAAAAAGGGCAATTTCCGACCTCATGAAGTCGGTTTTGGGCAAAAATCGACCTCAGAATTAGGTCGGAAAAGAGTGGGTCagaaatattaccgacctcatgaggtcgcaaaaaaccgacctcatgaggtcggtaatatttttttagtcggctattaattatataaagtaccgacctcgtgaggtcagtaaattatattaataatataatgatattagtttaccgacctcctgagctcggtaagttatatatatatatatatatatatatatatatatatatatattgttttagaTTTCTGTTGTCCTGAGATCGGTATTTCTCAA
The nucleotide sequence above comes from Lycium barbarum isolate Lr01 chromosome 3, ASM1917538v2, whole genome shotgun sequence. Encoded proteins:
- the LOC132631948 gene encoding BAHD acyltransferase DCR, with protein sequence MAGELAKEEPPVTNVKVLNKTNVKPQKPLGKKECQLVTFDLPYLAFYYNQKLMIYKGAENFEETVEKLKDGLALVLEDFYQLAGKLGKDEEGVFKVEYEDDMDGVEVIVAVTEGIEVADLTDEEGTTKFQDLIPYNKIVNLEGLHRPLLAVQLTKLKDGLTMGVALNHAVLDGTSTWHFMTSWAQICSGATSISVPPFLDRTKARNTRVKLNLSKPSDAPEHANSATNGDDPPLRERLFKFSESAIDQIKSKVNANPPEGSGSCATTFSTFQSLSAHVWLAITRARELKPEDYTVYTVFADCRKRVDPPVPESYFGNLIQAIFTVTAAGLLLAHPIEFAAGMIQQAIVKHDANAINERNKEWESNPKIFQYKDAGVNCVAVGSSPRFKVYDVDFGWGKPESVRSGSNNRFDGMVYLYPQKNGGRGIDVEISLEANAMDRLEKDKEFLMEA